From a single Petroclostridium xylanilyticum genomic region:
- the nifJ gene encoding pyruvate:ferredoxin (flavodoxin) oxidoreductase: MSKVMKTMDGNTAAAHIAYAFTDVAAIYPITPSSTMAELVDQWSAQGRKNIFGQKVKLTEMQSEAGAAGAMHGALATGALATTFTASQGLLLMIPNMYKIAGELLPGVFHVSARTVATHALSIFGDHSDVMAARQTGAAMLASGSVQEVMDLGGVAHLAAIKSRIPFLHFFDGFRTSHEVQKIEVLSYEELEKLVDYEAISRFRHNALNPEHPVTRGTAQNPDIFFQAREACNRFYDAVPDIVEEYMQEIYKLTGREYHPFNYYGAPDAEYVMVAIGSVTETIEETVDYLISKGEKVGVVKVHLYRPFSDKYFFKVLPQTVKRIAVMDRTKEPGAIGEPLYQDVRSLFYGKENAPFIIGGRYGLSSKNTTPAQIKAVFDNLKSEEPKDHFTVGIVDDVTHLSLPVGEKINTCAEGTVSCKFWGFGSDGTVGANKNAIKIIGDNTDMYVQAYFSYDSKKSGGVTVSHLRFGKKPIKSTYLVEEADFIACHKESYVNQFEVLDGLKDGGTFLLNCTWPAEDLKEKIPYKMKKYMADHHINFYIINAYDIASKLGLGNRINMIMQTAFFKLANIIPVEDAVQYLKDAIQKTYGSKGEKIVKINCDAVDHALDALIKVDTASLLTNAEEEAAMTIEEYKPDFIRNILETINRQQGDLLPVSAFAGTEDGTFPQGTAAYEKRGIAINVPEWQIDNCIQCNQCSLVCPHAVIRPFLLDDEELANAPEGFAVKPALGKELKGLHYRIQISPLDCTGCGVCAQTCPAKEKALIMKPFATQVEKQKEYFNYAINKVKVKDNLIDKFTLKGSQFAKPLLEFSGACAGCGETPYAKLITQLFGDRMLIANATGCSSIWGGSAPSTPYTVNDRGHGPAWANSLFEDNAEYGYGMYLGVEQIRDKLADIAQEVINLNLDAGLNAALTDWLQNKNKGEESRLAASKLLPLLEKYSDHTLIHEILDRKEFLVKKSQWIFGGDGWAYDIGFGGLDHVLASGDDVNVLVFDTEVYSNTGGQSSKATPTAAVAKFAASGKKIRKKDLGRMAMSYGYVYVAQIALGANMNQAIRAIKEAEAYPGPSLIIAYAPCIAHGLKGGMGCSIMQEKKAVETGYWHLYRFNPLLKEEGKNPFVLDSKEPAESFKDFLLSEVRYTSLQNTFPEIAEKYFELAEQDAKEKYNIYKRLAADFEDVNK, encoded by the coding sequence CTGCCGGTGCAATGCACGGTGCACTTGCTACAGGCGCCCTGGCAACTACCTTTACTGCTTCCCAGGGATTACTGCTAATGATTCCGAATATGTATAAAATCGCCGGCGAACTGTTGCCAGGGGTATTCCATGTGAGTGCCCGCACGGTAGCTACCCATGCTTTGTCCATTTTCGGCGACCATTCGGATGTTATGGCTGCCCGCCAGACCGGTGCAGCAATGCTGGCTTCCGGCAGCGTCCAGGAAGTAATGGATTTGGGTGGTGTTGCCCACCTTGCTGCCATTAAATCAAGGATACCTTTCTTGCATTTCTTTGATGGATTCCGTACTTCCCACGAAGTTCAGAAAATTGAAGTCCTAAGTTACGAGGAATTGGAAAAATTAGTGGATTATGAAGCTATCAGTAGATTTAGACATAATGCGTTGAACCCTGAACATCCCGTCACACGGGGTACAGCTCAAAATCCGGATATCTTCTTCCAGGCCCGCGAAGCTTGTAATAGGTTCTACGATGCTGTTCCCGATATTGTTGAAGAATATATGCAGGAAATCTATAAGTTAACCGGCAGGGAATACCACCCGTTTAACTACTATGGTGCACCCGATGCGGAATATGTGATGGTTGCAATAGGTTCTGTGACTGAAACCATTGAAGAAACGGTAGATTACTTAATAAGTAAGGGCGAAAAAGTTGGTGTTGTTAAAGTTCACCTCTACCGTCCGTTCTCCGATAAATATTTCTTCAAGGTACTGCCGCAAACTGTAAAAAGAATCGCAGTTATGGATCGGACCAAAGAACCGGGCGCAATCGGCGAGCCGCTTTATCAGGATGTAAGAAGTTTATTCTATGGAAAGGAAAATGCTCCATTCATTATTGGCGGAAGATACGGCTTGAGTTCCAAAAACACAACCCCTGCGCAGATTAAAGCGGTATTTGACAACCTTAAATCCGAAGAACCCAAAGATCATTTTACTGTAGGTATCGTGGACGATGTTACACATTTATCGTTGCCTGTTGGAGAAAAAATTAACACCTGTGCGGAAGGAACTGTTAGCTGTAAATTCTGGGGATTTGGTTCCGACGGTACTGTAGGTGCAAACAAGAATGCAATTAAAATTATCGGAGACAATACTGATATGTATGTACAGGCATACTTTTCTTATGATTCCAAAAAGTCTGGTGGTGTAACCGTCTCTCACCTCCGCTTTGGCAAAAAACCAATAAAATCTACCTACCTTGTTGAGGAAGCAGATTTTATTGCCTGCCATAAAGAATCATATGTAAATCAGTTTGAAGTACTGGATGGATTAAAGGATGGCGGGACCTTCCTTCTTAACTGTACATGGCCGGCGGAAGACCTTAAAGAGAAGATACCATACAAGATGAAAAAGTACATGGCTGACCATCATATCAACTTCTATATTATCAATGCTTATGACATTGCATCTAAACTAGGGTTAGGCAATAGGATCAATATGATCATGCAAACAGCCTTCTTTAAGCTGGCAAACATTATTCCGGTAGAGGATGCGGTACAGTATCTCAAGGATGCTATTCAAAAAACCTATGGCAGCAAAGGTGAAAAAATTGTTAAGATAAATTGCGATGCTGTAGACCATGCTCTAGACGCCCTTATAAAGGTAGATACCGCTTCCTTATTGACCAATGCTGAAGAAGAAGCCGCAATGACAATAGAAGAATATAAGCCTGACTTTATCAGAAATATTCTGGAGACAATCAACAGGCAGCAAGGGGATTTACTGCCTGTCAGTGCCTTCGCTGGTACTGAAGACGGGACTTTTCCGCAGGGAACAGCTGCTTATGAAAAACGCGGTATTGCAATTAATGTCCCCGAATGGCAAATAGACAATTGTATTCAATGCAACCAATGTTCACTGGTTTGTCCTCATGCAGTCATCAGACCTTTCTTGCTGGATGATGAGGAACTTGCCAACGCTCCGGAAGGCTTTGCTGTCAAACCGGCGCTTGGAAAAGAATTGAAAGGGCTGCATTACCGTATCCAGATCAGTCCATTGGATTGTACAGGCTGCGGAGTTTGCGCACAGACCTGTCCGGCCAAGGAAAAAGCGCTTATTATGAAACCTTTTGCAACGCAGGTAGAAAAACAGAAGGAATATTTCAACTATGCCATCAATAAAGTTAAAGTCAAAGATAATTTAATAGATAAATTTACCCTTAAAGGCAGCCAGTTTGCCAAACCATTGCTTGAATTTTCCGGAGCCTGCGCCGGTTGTGGAGAAACACCTTATGCCAAGCTGATCACCCAGCTTTTTGGAGATAGAATGTTGATTGCCAATGCAACCGGTTGTTCTTCTATCTGGGGTGGTTCAGCACCTTCTACTCCATATACGGTGAATGATAGAGGCCATGGGCCTGCCTGGGCCAACTCGCTCTTTGAAGATAACGCCGAATACGGTTATGGTATGTATCTTGGAGTAGAACAGATCCGGGATAAGCTTGCCGATATTGCACAGGAAGTTATAAATCTCAATCTTGATGCCGGGCTAAATGCTGCTTTAACTGACTGGCTGCAAAACAAAAATAAAGGCGAGGAATCCAGGCTTGCTGCATCCAAATTACTGCCATTGCTAGAAAAGTACAGTGATCATACGCTCATCCATGAAATATTGGATAGGAAAGAATTCCTGGTCAAAAAGTCCCAGTGGATTTTTGGTGGCGACGGTTGGGCTTATGATATCGGTTTTGGAGGTTTGGACCATGTACTGGCTTCTGGAGATGATGTAAATGTTCTGGTCTTTGATACCGAAGTGTACTCAAATACCGGCGGCCAATCATCAAAAGCTACGCCGACAGCTGCGGTGGCTAAGTTTGCAGCTTCCGGTAAGAAAATCAGAAAAAAAGACCTGGGTAGGATGGCAATGAGCTATGGGTATGTTTATGTCGCTCAGATTGCATTGGGCGCCAACATGAATCAGGCGATAAGAGCTATTAAAGAAGCCGAAGCTTATCCGGGACCATCTTTAATTATTGCCTACGCACCATGCATCGCCCATGGTTTAAAGGGTGGCATGGGGTGCAGTATTATGCAGGAAAAGAAAGCAGTTGAGACCGGGTACTGGCATCTATATAGATTTAATCCTTTATTGAAAGAGGAGGGTAAAAACCCGTTTGTTCTGGATTCAAAAGAACCGGCGGAATCCTTTAAAGACTTCCTGTTAAGTGAAGTCCGCTATACCTCACTGCAAAACACCTTCCCTGAAATTGCTGAAAAATACTTTGAACTGGCTGAACAGGATGCAAAGGAAAAATATAATATCTACAAGCGGTTAGCTGCAGACTTTGAAGACGTTAATAAGTAA
- a CDS encoding DUF5317 family protein: MLKSQMVITHTLITSSTRLSILADIIAIPKPYPLPKVLSIGDIFIAFGVFVFIQEAMLSRRLIEKNIIF; encoded by the coding sequence ATGTTAAAGAGCCAAATGGTTATTACTCACACTTTAATAACATCATCTACGCGGTTGAGCATTTTGGCTGATATTATCGCTATACCTAAACCTTACCCGCTGCCTAAAGTATTGAGCATTGGTGATATATTTATTGCTTTTGGCGTTTTTGTTTTTATCCAGGAAGCAATGCTAAGCAGAAGGTTGATAGAGAAAAATATCATTTTTTGA
- a CDS encoding L,D-transpeptidase, producing the protein MYICPYAYMMNTYITVTYSITINTSARTLTLYRNGSVYKTYPVAVGKPSTPTPKGTFTILNKAVNPGGPFGARWMGFTRRGHGIHGTNNPASIGKAVSHGCVRMYNKDVIELYNLVPIGTTVKII; encoded by the coding sequence ATGTATATATGTCCATATGCATATATGATGAACACATATATTACTGTAACTTATAGTATTACCATTAATACTTCTGCTCGGACATTAACCTTATACCGTAACGGAAGTGTATATAAAACTTACCCTGTTGCGGTGGGTAAACCTTCCACTCCTACCCCAAAAGGGACATTTACAATTCTAAACAAAGCCGTCAACCCCGGCGGACCTTTTGGAGCAAGGTGGATGGGTTTCACCAGGCGTGGTCATGGAATTCATGGTACAAACAACCCGGCGTCGATTGGTAAAGCAGTATCACACGGGTGTGTCAGAATGTATAATAAAGATGTAATTGAGCTCTACAATTTAGTTCCTATTGGAACTACTGTAAAGATCATATGA
- a CDS encoding AEC family transporter, whose amino-acid sequence MSFLTTFNQILVLFILLMVGFTVRRLNLVDSSFSKNLSNFVFNIVFPAMIIYSMDYPFSFKTLIDGIWLIVISLGIVIFSGVVSIVTVKLLKVDRLSENVYHFGILFSNFSFMGFPVTSALYGKEGMFYTSIFIILLRLLFNTLGVVIMQRGQENTVKIDFKSIINPPIVAVVIGLIMFLFSLDFPKPISMSISMIASTITPLGMIIVGLILANEKFSEMFSNYKVYVVSFIRLVFLPLCVLLVLKVLGFESLMIGIPVIITAMPMAASASILAEKYNGNSYLGAQCVFISTLLSIITIPLIALLVI is encoded by the coding sequence ATGAGCTTTTTGACGACATTTAATCAAATATTAGTGCTTTTTATCTTGCTAATGGTTGGTTTTACTGTACGTAGGTTAAATCTTGTGGATAGTTCTTTTAGTAAAAATTTATCCAATTTTGTATTTAATATTGTTTTTCCAGCGATGATTATTTATTCAATGGATTACCCATTTTCTTTCAAAACTTTAATAGATGGTATATGGCTTATAGTGATAAGCCTGGGTATAGTGATATTTTCAGGTGTGGTTTCAATAGTCACCGTAAAACTACTAAAAGTTGACCGTTTATCTGAAAACGTATATCATTTTGGAATTCTATTCTCGAATTTTAGCTTTATGGGTTTTCCGGTGACATCCGCTTTATACGGTAAGGAAGGAATGTTTTATACATCCATATTTATTATTTTGTTGAGACTTTTATTCAATACTTTAGGCGTAGTAATTATGCAGCGAGGACAAGAAAATACTGTGAAAATAGATTTTAAAAGTATCATAAACCCGCCTATCGTGGCAGTAGTGATTGGCCTCATCATGTTTTTGTTTTCATTGGACTTTCCCAAGCCAATATCGATGTCTATCAGCATGATCGCTTCGACTATAACGCCACTCGGGATGATTATTGTAGGACTTATTCTTGCTAATGAAAAGTTTTCTGAAATGTTTTCTAATTATAAAGTATATGTGGTAAGCTTTATTCGTTTAGTTTTTTTACCGTTGTGTGTTTTATTAGTGCTCAAGGTACTTGGTTTTGAATCACTGATGATCGGTATTCCCGTTATAATTACTGCAATGCCAATGGCTGCCAGTGCTTCAATATTGGCAGAGAAATATAATGGTAATTCGTATTTGGGTGCCCAGTGTGTTTTTATTTCCACATTATTATCAATTATAACTATTCCATTGATAGCTTTGTTAGTTATTTAG
- a CDS encoding tripartite tricarboxylate transporter permease — translation MFIAGFGAIFTVKAIILIAVGVAVGIIFGAIPGLTATMAVALCLPITFGMEPVHGMALLIGLYIGGVSGGLISAILLKIPGTPSSIATCFDGHPMAAKGEAGKALGVGIFFSFLGGLFSFFILFFIAPPLAEVALKFGPFEYFAIAIFSLTMIASLAGNSLAKGLASGMIGMALALIGTAPIDAYPRFTFGISELDAGFDLLPALIGLFAISEILNTAENSANIKKDEIRDYSIRGFGFTMAEFKSQILNFIRSSIIGTGIGILPGIGGGTSNILAYLAAKNQSKHPEKFGTGIIDGIVASEAANNATIGGALVPLLTLGIPGDTVTAMLLGGLMIHGITPGPLLFRDSGDIVYGIFAALIVANIVMLIMEFFGLRLFVRLLSIPKHILLPIILALCVVGAFGLNNRVFDVWTILFFGILGYVLEKFKYPSAPIILGFILGPIAETNLRRGLMYTNGDFLPFLTKPIAGAFLAIAVFSAVMSVRSNLKNAKKAKESAAAA, via the coding sequence ATGTTTATAGCCGGCTTTGGTGCTATATTTACTGTTAAAGCAATAATTTTAATTGCCGTTGGTGTTGCTGTGGGTATTATATTCGGAGCAATTCCTGGCTTAACAGCAACGATGGCTGTAGCTTTGTGTCTACCCATTACTTTTGGAATGGAACCAGTACATGGTATGGCACTGTTGATTGGTTTGTATATTGGTGGAGTTTCAGGTGGTCTGATTTCAGCTATCCTATTAAAGATACCGGGGACACCTTCGTCTATTGCTACTTGCTTTGATGGTCATCCCATGGCTGCAAAAGGGGAAGCTGGTAAGGCGTTGGGAGTAGGTATTTTCTTCTCATTCCTGGGTGGACTTTTTAGTTTTTTCATTTTATTCTTTATAGCACCACCGTTAGCTGAAGTTGCTTTAAAGTTTGGTCCGTTTGAGTACTTTGCAATTGCTATATTCTCATTAACAATGATTGCAAGCTTGGCGGGTAATTCCCTGGCAAAGGGCTTGGCGAGTGGAATGATTGGTATGGCTTTAGCATTGATAGGTACTGCGCCAATTGATGCTTATCCAAGATTTACTTTTGGAATTAGCGAATTAGATGCCGGTTTCGACCTTTTACCAGCTTTAATAGGGCTATTTGCAATTTCTGAAATACTAAACACTGCAGAAAATAGCGCTAATATCAAAAAAGATGAAATTAGAGATTATTCAATCAGAGGTTTCGGCTTTACCATGGCCGAATTTAAAAGTCAAATTTTGAATTTCATAAGGTCCAGTATTATAGGTACAGGTATAGGTATACTGCCGGGTATTGGCGGAGGTACTTCAAATATTCTGGCATACTTGGCTGCTAAGAATCAATCCAAGCATCCTGAAAAATTTGGTACAGGTATTATAGACGGTATTGTAGCGTCAGAGGCTGCGAATAATGCTACAATTGGTGGAGCTCTTGTTCCGCTTTTAACATTAGGTATACCAGGGGATACTGTTACTGCTATGCTTCTTGGAGGATTAATGATCCATGGTATTACTCCGGGCCCATTGCTTTTCCGGGATAGCGGGGATATCGTGTACGGTATATTTGCTGCTTTGATTGTTGCCAATATAGTTATGTTGATTATGGAATTCTTCGGGTTAAGACTATTTGTTAGACTTCTCAGTATACCAAAACACATACTACTGCCAATTATTTTGGCTCTGTGTGTTGTAGGTGCCTTTGGGTTAAATAACAGAGTATTTGACGTATGGACAATTTTATTCTTTGGTATATTGGGTTACGTATTAGAAAAATTCAAGTACCCATCAGCACCGATTATTCTTGGTTTCATATTAGGACCAATTGCCGAAACCAATTTGCGTAGAGGTTTAATGTACACTAACGGGGATTTCTTACCGTTTTTAACTAAGCCGATTGCTGGAGCATTTTTAGCAATAGCTGTGTTCTCAGCAGTAATGTCAGTAAGAAGCAACCTGAAGAATGCTAAAAAAGCTAAAGAAAGTGCCGCAGCGGCATAA
- a CDS encoding tripartite tricarboxylate transporter TctB family protein, whose product MIKKYGDIISGSFLFVVAAVIFISSFSIKKITVSRIGAAFVPQLVGIFLAILSVVIIIGAIRQLKSGEQTNTKETAGEEGQINHISVIATFVLIALYIALLDKVGFLIMTAVYLFAQFYVLANKAERKIPLFAAVAVAASAVIYYTFVYGFQLMLPAGILG is encoded by the coding sequence ATGATTAAGAAATACGGAGATATAATTTCGGGCAGCTTTCTTTTTGTTGTTGCTGCAGTGATTTTTATCTCTTCATTTAGTATAAAAAAGATTACGGTATCCAGAATAGGCGCAGCATTTGTACCTCAACTTGTCGGTATTTTTCTTGCAATTCTCAGTGTAGTTATTATTATAGGTGCAATCAGGCAGCTTAAATCAGGGGAACAAACTAACACTAAAGAGACCGCTGGTGAAGAGGGGCAGATTAATCATATTTCAGTTATTGCTACATTTGTTCTTATAGCACTATATATAGCTTTACTTGATAAAGTTGGATTTTTAATTATGACCGCTGTTTACCTCTTCGCTCAATTCTATGTACTTGCAAATAAGGCAGAGAGAAAGATTCCGTTATTTGCAGCTGTGGCAGTTGCTGCATCAGCAGTTATTTATTATACATTTGTATACGGTTTCCAATTAATGCTGCCAGCAGGTATTTTAGGGTAA
- the dapA gene encoding 4-hydroxy-tetrahydrodipicolinate synthase, translated as MNFVPKGVLPAMITPLTKEGKINEKALRKLVNYLIDGGIHGIFAVGTTGEFYGLTPEEHREVLEITVDETKGRVPVYAGAAAITTKQVVKLVNIAEEVGVDAVSVLTPMFISPSQDQLITHYKTIAANTKLPILLYNNVPKTGVTITAATAAKLADVENIVGIKDSSGDFTLTGEYIRLTRGKNFHVLAGRDTLIHAALCYGGTGSIAACANVAPRLCADIYDKYMAGDIKGSLEAQYTLAPLRIGFTLGTFPTVIKEALELLGIEAGPCMDPVGPMSTEEKEQLKKILIQMGLLK; from the coding sequence ATGAACTTCGTACCAAAGGGCGTATTGCCCGCAATGATTACACCGCTTACCAAAGAAGGTAAGATCAATGAAAAAGCATTAAGAAAGTTAGTGAATTATTTGATTGATGGAGGAATCCACGGTATTTTCGCAGTAGGAACTACCGGAGAATTCTATGGCTTGACTCCAGAAGAGCACAGGGAAGTTTTAGAAATAACAGTGGATGAAACAAAGGGAAGAGTTCCTGTTTATGCAGGTGCAGCAGCTATTACTACCAAGCAGGTTGTAAAACTTGTTAATATTGCTGAAGAAGTTGGAGTTGACGCTGTATCCGTATTAACACCTATGTTCATCAGTCCAAGCCAGGACCAGTTAATCACACACTATAAGACAATTGCTGCAAACACTAAACTGCCTATCCTTTTATATAACAATGTACCAAAGACAGGCGTTACTATCACTGCAGCAACAGCAGCAAAACTTGCAGACGTTGAAAATATCGTAGGTATTAAAGACAGTAGTGGAGATTTCACTTTAACAGGAGAATATATCAGGCTGACAAGAGGAAAGAACTTCCACGTATTAGCAGGAAGAGATACACTGATACATGCTGCTCTTTGCTACGGAGGAACCGGTTCTATCGCAGCTTGTGCCAACGTAGCACCAAGATTGTGTGCAGATATCTACGACAAATATATGGCAGGAGATATAAAAGGTTCATTAGAAGCCCAATATACCTTAGCTCCATTAAGAATTGGATTTACTTTGGGGACATTCCCGACAGTTATCAAAGAAGCATTAGAATTGCTCGGCATTGAAGCAGGTCCGTGTATGGACCCGGTAGGGCCGATGAGCACTGAAGAAAAAGAACAATTGAAAAAGATACTTATACAAATGGGATTATTAAAGTAA
- a CDS encoding lactate racemase domain-containing protein, whose amino-acid sequence MSILEQLVRDIQLPKMARIRQKFPRPVLEDIPAVVREQLKKEGILDRVKKGDRVAITAGSRGIANIAVIIREIVSSLKEVGAHPFIIPTMGSHGGATAQGQVEVLHSLGITEEAVGAPIRATMEVVQLGTTKNGLPVCFDKYAATEADATVVVGRIKPHTSFRGNYESGLAKMIVIGLGKQIGAEICHATGLANMSARIEDIARVAIDKSNIIFGVGILENAYDETCKIVAVPRERIMEDEPALLQEAKSYLPQIPFNKYDVLIVDEIGKNISGTGMDTNVVGRYTSSAVTCEPKVQKIVILDLTEETHGNANGMGLGDICSRRMFAKIDFEKTYANPLTSRVVASVKIPMVMNTDIQAIRAAIKTCLDVDYDKIRMIRIKNTLKVDDMYISEHLLDEARANPLIEIVEEPRPMEFDENGNLF is encoded by the coding sequence GTGAGTATTTTAGAGCAACTTGTTCGAGATATTCAACTGCCTAAAATGGCAAGAATAAGACAAAAGTTTCCAAGACCTGTTTTGGAGGATATTCCAGCGGTAGTTAGAGAACAGCTCAAAAAGGAAGGTATACTCGATAGGGTAAAAAAAGGTGATAGAGTTGCTATAACTGCAGGCAGCAGGGGAATTGCAAATATTGCAGTTATTATACGGGAAATAGTCAGCAGTTTAAAAGAAGTGGGAGCACACCCTTTTATCATACCTACTATGGGAAGCCATGGCGGAGCAACAGCTCAAGGACAGGTAGAAGTTCTTCACAGCCTTGGAATTACTGAGGAGGCAGTAGGAGCCCCTATCCGTGCAACAATGGAGGTAGTCCAACTGGGAACAACAAAAAACGGGTTGCCGGTATGCTTTGATAAGTACGCTGCTACAGAGGCGGACGCAACGGTAGTAGTAGGGCGCATAAAGCCGCATACTTCCTTTAGAGGAAACTATGAAAGTGGTCTTGCAAAGATGATTGTTATTGGATTGGGCAAGCAAATAGGAGCAGAAATATGTCATGCAACAGGACTAGCCAATATGTCTGCAAGAATAGAGGATATTGCCCGAGTGGCTATAGATAAGTCAAACATTATTTTTGGCGTAGGAATTTTAGAAAATGCTTATGACGAAACCTGTAAGATTGTAGCTGTACCGCGGGAAAGAATAATGGAAGATGAACCTGCTCTACTGCAGGAAGCTAAAAGCTATCTGCCCCAGATCCCGTTTAATAAATACGATGTTCTTATCGTAGATGAGATAGGCAAAAACATAAGTGGTACCGGCATGGACACAAATGTTGTAGGCAGATATACGTCATCAGCAGTCACCTGTGAACCCAAAGTGCAAAAGATTGTTATATTGGACCTTACAGAAGAGACCCATGGGAATGCAAATGGTATGGGTTTGGGTGATATTTGCTCCAGAAGAATGTTTGCCAAAATTGACTTCGAAAAAACCTATGCCAACCCGCTTACATCAAGGGTGGTCGCATCTGTAAAAATACCGATGGTTATGAACACAGATATCCAGGCCATTAGAGCGGCAATTAAAACCTGCTTAGATGTGGATTACGATAAAATCAGGATGATAAGGATTAAAAACACTTTGAAAGTGGATGACATGTATATATCAGAACATCTACTTGATGAAGCACGGGCTAATCCATTGATAGAAATTGTGGAAGAACCGAGGCCAATGGAATTTGATGAAAATGGTAACTTATTTTAA